From Pan paniscus chromosome 9, NHGRI_mPanPan1-v2.0_pri, whole genome shotgun sequence, the proteins below share one genomic window:
- the LOC129393400 gene encoding E3 ubiquitin-protein ligase TRIM48 isoform X1 — protein MNTVKRRNYSYHLSPHIQKLFINPDPKMTCCSFFLRNMNSGISQVFQRELTCPICLNYFIDPVTIDCGHSFCRPCFYLNWQDIPILTQCFECLKTTQQRNLKTNIRLKKMASRARKASLWLFLSSEEQMCGTHRETKKIFCEVDRSLLCLLCSSSQEHRYHRHCPAEWAAEEHREKLLKKMQSLWEKACENQRNLNVETTRISHWKAFGDILYRSESVLLHMPQPLNLELRAGPITGLRDRLNQFRGKSPPTGSTPTI, from the exons ATGAACACTGTCAAGAGAAGAAACTATAGCTATCATTTATCTCCACATATTCAGAAGCTTTTCATCAACCCAGACCCCAAAATGACATGTTGCTCTTTCTTCCTCAGAAACATGAATTCTGGAATCTCGCAAGTCTTCCAGAGGGAACTCACCTGCCCCATCTGCCTGAACTACTTCATAGACCCAGTCACCATAGACTGTGGGCACAGCTTTTGCAGGCCCTGTTTCTACCTCAACTGGCAAGACATCCCAATTCTTACTCAGTGCTTTGAATGCCTAAAGACAACACAGCAGAGAAACCTCAAAACTAACATTCGATTGAAGAAGATGGCTTCCCGTGCCAGAAAAGCCAGTCTCTGGCTATTCCTGAGCTCTGAGGAGCAAATGTGTGGCACTCACAGGGAGACAAAGAAGATATTCTGTGAAGTGGACAGGAGCCTGCTCTGTTTGCTGTGCTCCAGCTCTCAGGAGCACCGGTATCACAGACACTGTCCCGCTGAGTGGGCTGCTGAGGAACACCGG GAGaagcttttaaagaaaatgcagtcTTTATGGGAAAAAGCTTGTGAAAATCAGAGAAACCTGAACGTGGAAACCACCAGAATCAGCCACTGGAAG gcttTTGGAGACATATTATACAG GAGTGAGTCCGTGCTGCTGCACATGCCCCAGCCTCTGAATCTAGAGCTCAGGGCAGGGCCCATCACTGGACTGAGGGACAGGCTCAACCAATTCCGAGGTAAGTCTCCACCCACAGGCAGCACTCCCACTATCTAA
- the LOC129393400 gene encoding tripartite motif-containing protein 49D isoform X2, whose translation MNTVKRRNYSYHLSPHIQKLFINPDPKMTCCSFFLRNMNSGISQVFQRELTCPICLNYFIDPVTIDCGHSFCRPCFYLNWQDIPILTQCFECLKTTQQRNLKTNIRLKKMASRARKASLWLFLSSEEQMCGTHRETKKIFCEVDRSLLCLLCSSSQEHRYHRHCPAEWAAEEHREKLLKKMQSLWEKACENQRNLNVETTRISHWKDYVNVRLEAIRAEYQKMPAFHHEEEKHNLEMLKKKGKDIFHQLHLSKTKMAHRREILRGTYAELMKMCHKPDVELLQAFGDILYRSESVLLHMPQPLNLELRAGPITGLRDRLNQFRVDITLPHNEANSHIFRRGDLRSICIGCDRQNAPHITATPTSFLAWGAQTFTSGKYYWEVHVGDSWNWAFGVCNKYWKGMNQNGNIHGEEGLFSLGCVKNDIQCSLFTTSPLTLQYVPRPTNHVGLFLDCEARTVSFVDVNQSSPIYTIPNCSFSPPLRPIFCCIHL comes from the exons ATGAACACTGTCAAGAGAAGAAACTATAGCTATCATTTATCTCCACATATTCAGAAGCTTTTCATCAACCCAGACCCCAAAATGACATGTTGCTCTTTCTTCCTCAGAAACATGAATTCTGGAATCTCGCAAGTCTTCCAGAGGGAACTCACCTGCCCCATCTGCCTGAACTACTTCATAGACCCAGTCACCATAGACTGTGGGCACAGCTTTTGCAGGCCCTGTTTCTACCTCAACTGGCAAGACATCCCAATTCTTACTCAGTGCTTTGAATGCCTAAAGACAACACAGCAGAGAAACCTCAAAACTAACATTCGATTGAAGAAGATGGCTTCCCGTGCCAGAAAAGCCAGTCTCTGGCTATTCCTGAGCTCTGAGGAGCAAATGTGTGGCACTCACAGGGAGACAAAGAAGATATTCTGTGAAGTGGACAGGAGCCTGCTCTGTTTGCTGTGCTCCAGCTCTCAGGAGCACCGGTATCACAGACACTGTCCCGCTGAGTGGGCTGCTGAGGAACACCGG GAGaagcttttaaagaaaatgcagtcTTTATGGGAAAAAGCTTGTGAAAATCAGAGAAACCTGAACGTGGAAACCACCAGAATCAGCCACTGGAAG GATTATGTGAATGTAAGGCTAGAAGCTATTAGAGCTGAGTATCAGAAGATGCCTGCATTTCatcatgaagaagaaaaacataatttggaGATGCTGAAGAAGAAGGGGAAAGATATTTTTCATCAACTTCATTTAAGTAAAACCAAAATGGCTCACAGGAGGGAGATTTTAAGAGGAACGTATGCGGAGCTGATGAAAATGTGCCATAAACCAGATGTGGAGCTACTTCAG gcttTTGGAGACATATTATACAG GAGTGAGTCCGTGCTGCTGCACATGCCCCAGCCTCTGAATCTAGAGCTCAGGGCAGGGCCCATCACTGGACTGAGGGACAGGCTCAACCAATTCCGAG tggATATTACTCTGCCTCATAATGAAGCCAACAGTCATATCTTCCGACGTGGAGATTTGAGAAGCATTTGTATTGGATGTGACCGTCAAAATGCGCCCCATATCACTGCAACACCTACAAGTTTTCTTGCGTGGGGTGCTCAGACTTTCACCTCCGGCAAATATTACTGGGAGGTCCATGTGGGGGACTCTTGGAATTGGGCCTTTGGTGTCTGTAATAAGTATTGGAAAGGGATGAATCAGAATGGCAATATACATGGAGAGGAGGGACTCTTTAGTCTTGGGTGTGTTAAGAATGACATTCAGTGCAGCCTCTTTACCACCTCCCCACTTACACTGCAGTATGTCCCAAGACCTACCAACCATGTAGGACTATTCCTGGATTGTGAAGCTAGAACTGTGAGCTTCGTTGATGTTAATCAAAGCTCCCCTATATACACCATCCCTAATTGCTCCTTCTCACCTCCTCTCAGGCCTATCTTTTGCTGTATTCACCTCTGA